The genomic segment GTAGCAAAGATGATATCCCTGCAACAATAAGGGCTGAAGGTGATGTTTGACCGGCATATACTGTGACGGTAATGGCAACTACCAAATGAGTAGGTCCCGTCATGATTTTTTACCCTCTTTAAAGCAACTGATGCAAAGGCCTCTTTTTTCCTCGACCTCAAATGTGGTTAATCTGAGACCACATTCCTTGCATTTCTTTTCTGTCAAAACTAATACCATTTTTCTCACCTTAATCGGTGCAGGAGACTCCGATCCTCTATAGGTCGGAGAGGAATGCACCTTCTCTCCTTTCGTTTCCAAATTTGTCTAACTCACTTTCTTAACAAACCATGTCTGTTGAAATACCTTTTGGCATTCTTCCGGCTTGGCATTTTGCATTACTCGCTTGTTTTCAAAATCAAACGAATGCAAGCTTAATCTCTCTTTGGTTGTGCCACCTGTTCGGTATAGTTTGCCTTTGTACCAAACCACGGTGTTCTTTTTGAATCCCAATGCAAAACTGCCTCCGTATGGCTTGCGTACACCACTTTTTGCGGGTTGAAAGACATGAAGTTGCCGTCTTGCCATCTCTGGTCTACGCCATGCCATGAAGGTTGTAACAACTAGATTCTTTGTCCTCAACAACAACCAACACAACGCCAACCCATCTACCGCTTGGGACGAAAAAACAAGTTCACCCTTCTTGTGGGTCTTTTCCAATCTGTTGATCTCTCTTGCTTTTCTCGTATCCTCCGGGTCATACAAGCAGAGATTGCCACGGGACTTCAAAAAGGCATACAACTTGCTCTTTCCCAGCATCGTCCATGTGTAATACTGCCTACCTTGCTCCCCTTTCAACCGGTTACCGTCTACTTTCATGTCCTCTACGGCAAAATCGGTGATCGGGTAGATTTTTAGCAAGGATTCTATGAGTCGAATTCTCAACTCTACCTTTGCCTTGATCGAAGGCGGCAACCATCCTTCTTTACGAAGGCGATTGGTAAACCGCTTGGGTCTCCTTCTTGTTTTACGAAACCGCCGTGCTCTTCTCATATTTCGTCTTTGCTCCATCTTCTTGGCGATTCTGTTTTTGACCACCAACATCCCTGATAATTGCATTTGTTCTTTGGTAGCGATACAATAGCCGTCATAATGAGCACCGGGGTCTATTCCCATCGCCATTTGCTGTGTATGTTTGCTCGTAGGGGTAGTTAGCTGGATATAGAAAATTCCTGTTTTTGTCCACTTCTTGACCGCTGCTCCCTGTTTTAATAGTTTTCTTGCTTTTGCAGGAGAGCAGGGCATGAGTGGTGTTCCGTCTTGATGTACCACTGGTACTTTTTGCACGGTATTCGTGCCTCCTTTCAGAGTTTCGTGCCCTTCGACAATGCCTGACAGGCTTAGGCTTATAGCCGTGGCATTTAACGATTCTGCCGCATTTCCCCAGACTAGGGCGTGCATCCGGGAGGTGCTTGTAGCCCATCAGGGCGTAGGCTTTCGCCTTTGTCTAGTCAATGCTTTCGCCTGGTATCGTCATCCCAAGCCCCTACTTCTTTAAGTAGGGGTCATTGACCCCCTTTTTCGTACGTAGAGCCCAAGCATCGAAAGTTGAGGGAAATTAACCAAATAATAATCCTCACCGTCATGCTCGACTCTTGTTTTTACCCAATAATTTTCGCCATCGGCATCCTTAATAAGAACCTCAATGTCTGAACCACAAGTAAAGTAAGTGTACTCATCAAGCGCATATCTGCCAGCTTCATTTTTGAACAAAATTCCTTCAGCTGTAACAGACATGTTCACGTATTCCAGAATATGATGTAGAGTCCACAAACGATCTTTTATTTTCTTAATCTGGTTGAATTCAAATCGTTCGTCTGCTGAGAGTATGTTGTAATCCACGTCTTCAATTATTTCTAATTCCTCCAAGGCCGCAGTGAAAACAGACTCTAATTTTTTTATATGGCTTTTCAGTTCCTGAATCTCACTCATTTTTTTATCCCTCCTTTTTTTTACCGCACAAAAATAGCCTGCAACTGTTCTCTTAACCAGTGTGCAGACTCACCACCTTTTGCTATAAACTTTTCCACTTTCTCCAACAGTTTTTTTGCTTCGTTTTGGTCCTTATCTTCTTCGGATTGAGCAGTATCCAATTTTCCCTCATCTTCCAGTATCTTTTTTCTCATCTCTCTTGTTGATAATCCCTCATCATTTGCTATAGCAAGGTATTTTTCAGGGGCTGAAGAGTTGACTGCCACCCGATGATGATACCAGGACAATCCCGGTATGCGCATACCCTCGTTAGGAAACGCTCGATACACCTTGACCAATTCTCTAATTTGAGCTGTACTGATTCCAATTTGACTGGATAGCCAAGTAACTTTCGTCCCGGTATTCAGTACAGCATCCAAAAGCTGACCTTTCGCCCATCGGCATCCCTGTTCCTGCTCTTCCAGTTGTATGTATGCCTGAATTAATTGTTCAATGGGAGGCCGTTCCTCCATCGGTTTGATTTCTTCTGCCTTATCAGGCATCGGCAACTTTAACATATCGTAAATTTCTTCAACGGTTTTTCCCTCACGCTTTGCCACGATCTCTATCAGATGATGACGATCCAGATTGCCATCGTGAAACATTTGATGATGTTCGCCGCACAATTGAATAAGGTTCTCCCGGATATCGCTTCCTCCAGCCCCTCTTGTTCTGATATGATGAGGTTCCCCGGGGGCTTCTTTGTTACACCGCCCACCTGTTACTGGATCAATGTATTCACAAAGGTGTCCCGATTCATTGCGAATTCGTTGAATGACATTGCTGTCCTTGACTCTTTTTTCGATAACCAACATTTTTTACCACCACCTGCTAAACTTTGAATAAACAAACTTCCATATTCGCTGTCAAATTGGGTCCCAAGATTCTCCTCAATAATTTTTACAGCCTTTTCCGTTGACATCGGTCGTCTATATGGCCTATCCGAAGTCATGGCATCAAAGGCATCTGCAATAGACACTATTCTTGCAAGATGAGGTATTTCGTCCCTTTTCAAACCATAGGGATACCCCTTCCCATTCACCCTTTCGTGATGATACAAAATAATCTCTAATACTTCATTGGGCAAGTGAAATTCTTTTGCCATAGTGACACCCGTTTCCGGATGTTTCTTTACTATGCCATATTCTGCTTCTGTCAGTCCGCTGGGTTTTTCCAAGATCACTTTTGGAACAAACAATTTTCCAAGATCGTGAAGCATGGCACCGCATCTCAACAAACCTTGTTCTCTTGCAGACAATCTAACCAATTCTCCAATTTCGGCAGACACTTTGGTTACCCTTAGCGTGTGAAAGTAAGTTTCTGGATCAGTTTCTCTCAACATCTTCAACAGCTTTTTCAAGATTTCCATTTCAGGCACGTCTCCTTTCTAAAGTAAAGTAATTTGATTGATCTACTTCGATTTTTTTGGGGCTGAAGAAGGAATTGGGAATGCTCATGCCGAAAGTTCACAAAGTATGACTCTCTATTCCAGCCCCTAATGAGGAGTTGATGTTCGTGGATGAATCTAAATTTGTGATCGGATGTGTCTCGTGCAATGAGAAAAATTGCCATGTAGGACATAACAAATTCCCGGCTGAAACAGGATTTATTAAGAGCCAACTAACCGATTTCTTTGCCGGATACACATGTCCATTTTGTGGTTCCAGTTATGTTCCAACTGCTTCAATGATGAAAATGATATCTCGATTTTTAGATGGTTTCTCTCATGTTAGAACGACAAGAAAAGGAATTGAAGTTTACGGACGAGACGTAAAAATCAGTTTCCCTGCTGTACCTGAGAACGCTGTACCTCAAAACTTGGATTCAGAATTATACCAGCAATTTAAGAATTTCCTCTTCCAAAATTCTGATGAAGATTTACCAATTCTCCTTGAAGCAATGCAGGATATTGACTTAGACAAATGGTACATTCGAATCGAAAGTGCAAATAATCCTGAACCTCTTCTTCGTGATGACGTTTTGTGGACTGATATCCTTACAGGCGATGTGATAAACAAAGAGGACTAGGGGGCTGGGAAAGGAATAGGGTGACATTATTGCTAAGCACCGGATACCCCTCCCCCTTCCCCCTTCAGCCCCCTTTACACTACATGATGGGTATGCGCATACCTTTCACCAAGAGCACCAACAAACCTGTCAAAGTTATTAATATTAACAACCCCGTAATAGATCGTATCGTGATTGTTAATATGTCTCGAAGTTAGTGCCCCAACTTCCATGTTGTCGAGCCTAAGATCCTGAATCCTTTCAACAAACAATTCCAAATGTTTTTTTGATACCGTGCTCCAATCTGTTTTTTCTGCATCAACGAAAACGACTAATTTATCCTCGTCACAAATAAGCTCCCAAATACTCACATTCTGATCGCCGTTAATCCAAGAATCTTTGTATGGATTAACAACGATATACCCACGCCAACCTTTTTGCTTAAGTTGACTTTTGATCATGCGGAATTTTTCGAGCATCTCGGCAACATTTAGCATAAAAACCCTCCTTTCTTGTCTTGATTTTAGGCTGAAAAGGATTGGGGAGGATAAGGGTATCGAAATTCTACCCTTTTTCCCTCACTTTTAGCCCGACCTTATTTGTCTTTTCTTTTGCTTCTATGCACCAATTTCCCTAATCCTGTTTTTTTATCTAACTTTACTTTCCATACGAAATTGATCCCGTTTTTTTGGATAATATCGTTTTCTAAGAGAAGTTTTACAATAACGGGGTCGAATTTTTCAGCATCCTCTTCTTCACCGAAAAAGGCGATTTCAGGATTAAGAAAAAGAATTCGTTCCTTTCCTTCTTTTGATTGAAATATTATACCCTTCTCAATCAAATGGGTGATATTTCTGCCAGTATTACCTCGATCTTTGTTTAAAAAATTTGCAATATCTGTAACAGTAGCATTAGTTCCATCTTGATTTATGATTTTGTTTGTATGTTTCTCTAACATAAGCGATAAATATAATAATATTGCATATTCAGGAGTGGTTAAATATCTTGTTTTGATCAAAATATCGATGTTGGATGAGATCGCCTGAACTGCTGGACATATTTTTTCTTCCTCTTGAATCATCATCATAATTGGTGCAGGAGACTCCGATCCTCTACAGGTCGGAGAGGAATGCACCTTCTCCCCTTTCGTATGTGTATTAACTAATTTTCTTAACAAACCACGTCTGCTGAAACACTTTCTGACACTCTTCTTGCTTGGCATTCTGCGTCACTCGCCTGTTTTCAAAATCAAACGAATGCAGGCTTAATCTACCCTTCAGGTGGGGGTCATTGACTGACTGCCATTTTTATCACCTTCCAATTTTTGTTATTCGCTCTATATA from the Microaerobacter geothermalis genome contains:
- a CDS encoding HD-GYP domain-containing protein, yielding MEILKKLLKMLRETDPETYFHTLRVTKVSAEIGELVRLSAREQGLLRCGAMLHDLGKLFVPKVILEKPSGLTEAEYGIVKKHPETGVTMAKEFHLPNEVLEIILYHHERVNGKGYPYGLKRDEIPHLARIVSIADAFDAMTSDRPYRRPMSTEKAVKIIEENLGTQFDSEYGSLFIQSLAGGGKKCWLSKKESRTAMSFNEFAMNRDTFVNTLIQ
- a CDS encoding DUF5348 domain-containing protein → MSEIQELKSHIKKLESVFTAALEELEIIEDVDYNILSADERFEFNQIKKIKDRLWTLHHILEYVNMSVTAEGILFKNEAGRYALDEYTYFTCGSDIEVLIKDADGENYWVKTRVEHDGEDYYLVNFPQLSMLGLYVRKRGSMTPT
- a CDS encoding RRXRR domain-containing protein is translated as MQKVPVVHQDGTPLMPCSPAKARKLLKQGAAVKKWTKTGIFYIQLTTPTSKHTQQMAMGIDPGAHYDGYCIATKEQMQLSGMLVVKNRIAKKMEQRRNMRRARRFRKTRRRPKRFTNRLRKEGWLPPSIKAKVELRIRLIESLLKIYPITDFAVEDMKVDGNRLKGEQGRQYYTWTMLGKSKLYAFLKSRGNLCLYDPEDTRKAREINRLEKTHKKGELVFSSQAVDGLALCWLLLRTKNLVVTTFMAWRRPEMARRQLHVFQPAKSGVRKPYGGSFALGFKKNTVVWYKGKLYRTGGTTKERLSLHSFDFENKRVMQNAKPEECQKVFQQTWFVKKVS
- a CDS encoding MarR family transcriptional regulator — translated: MLRKLVNTHTKGEKVHSSPTCRGSESPAPIMMMIQEEEKICPAVQAISSNIDILIKTRYLTTPEYAILLYLSLMLEKHTNKIINQDGTNATVTDIANFLNKDRGNTGRNITHLIEKGIIFQSKEGKERILFLNPEIAFFGEEEDAEKFDPVIVKLLLENDIIQKNGINFVWKVKLDKKTGLGKLVHRSKRKDK
- a CDS encoding HNH endonuclease; this encodes MLVIEKRVKDSNVIQRIRNESGHLCEYIDPVTGGRCNKEAPGEPHHIRTRGAGGSDIRENLIQLCGEHHQMFHDGNLDRHHLIEIVAKREGKTVEEIYDMLKLPMPDKAEEIKPMEERPPIEQLIQAYIQLEEQEQGCRWAKGQLLDAVLNTGTKVTWLSSQIGISTAQIRELVKVYRAFPNEGMRIPGLSWYHHRVAVNSSAPEKYLAIANDEGLSTREMRKKILEDEGKLDTAQSEEDKDQNEAKKLLEKVEKFIAKGGESAHWLREQLQAIFVR